A single region of the Marinobacter salinisoli genome encodes:
- a CDS encoding chemotaxis protein CheW — protein sequence MKDNSQALACVLIPMNERQLLLPNVSIAEVVDFASSDPAKDSPDWLAGYLDWRGLSLPVISYDAANGGTFMVPGDNRGRIVVLNTIGEQHERVPFLALLTQGIPSQTRLTEDQVVETDGENGPADLMKVEVDGDSAWIPNLEYLEALVLETRQ from the coding sequence ATGAAAGACAACAGTCAGGCCCTCGCCTGCGTTCTGATCCCCATGAACGAGCGACAACTGCTGCTCCCCAACGTGAGCATTGCCGAAGTGGTGGATTTCGCCAGCTCCGATCCGGCCAAGGATTCCCCCGACTGGCTGGCAGGCTACCTGGACTGGCGTGGCCTGAGTCTGCCGGTGATTTCCTACGATGCCGCCAACGGCGGCACCTTCATGGTACCCGGCGATAACCGGGGGCGGATCGTGGTGCTCAATACCATCGGCGAGCAGCACGAACGGGTGCCGTTCCTGGCCCTGCTGACTCAGGGCATTCCCAGCCAGACACGACTCACCGAAGACCAGGTTGTCGAGACCGACGGTGAAAACGGCCCGGCCGACCTGATGAAGGTGGAAGTCGACGGCGACAGTGCCTGGATTCCCAATCTGGAATATCTCGAAGCACTGGTACTGGAAACCCGACAGTAA
- a CDS encoding iron chelate uptake ABC transporter family permease subunit has translation MPILDAILDDFFWRALLGGLGIALVAGPLGCFVVWRRMAYFGDTLAHSALLGIALSFLVSLPLHVGVIVTCILLAMVLVLLSRTRALATDTLLGILAHSALAIGLVTLSFMPDVRIDLTGLLFGDLLAMSRADLAWIYGGAAVILTLLALLWRGLLMSTIHEELARVEGLPVERLRLVLMLMFSLVIAVAMKIVGVLLITAMLIIPAATARRLARNPEHMVGLAMIFGFIAVSGGLTLSWYLDTPAGPSSVVMAFLSFLLVYSSTAQSRA, from the coding sequence ATGCCCATCCTTGATGCCATTCTGGATGATTTTTTCTGGCGCGCGCTGCTCGGTGGGCTGGGTATTGCACTGGTGGCCGGCCCGCTGGGCTGCTTTGTGGTATGGCGGCGCATGGCCTACTTCGGTGACACTCTGGCGCACTCGGCCCTGCTCGGGATTGCGCTGAGTTTCCTGGTCAGCCTGCCGCTGCATGTCGGCGTGATCGTCACCTGTATCCTGCTGGCCATGGTGCTGGTGCTGCTTTCCCGGACCCGGGCACTGGCGACCGATACCTTGCTGGGCATACTCGCCCACAGCGCACTGGCGATCGGGCTGGTCACCCTGAGTTTCATGCCCGATGTGCGCATTGACCTCACCGGCCTGCTGTTTGGCGACCTGCTGGCCATGAGCCGTGCCGACCTGGCCTGGATTTATGGCGGCGCAGCGGTAATCCTGACCCTTCTGGCACTGCTCTGGCGTGGGCTCCTGATGAGTACCATCCACGAGGAGCTGGCCCGGGTTGAAGGTCTGCCGGTAGAGCGCCTGCGTCTGGTGCTGATGCTGATGTTTTCCCTGGTTATCGCAGTCGCCATGAAGATCGTCGGCGTTCTGTTGATTACGGCCATGTTGATCATTCCCGCCGCCACCGCCCGCCGGCTGGCGCGAAACCCCGAGCATATGGTGGGGCTGGCGATGATCTTCGGGTTCATTGCCGTCAGCGGCGGGCTTACCCTGTCATGGTATCTGGACACACCGGCCGGCCCCTCGTCGGTGGTGATGGCCTTCCTGAGCTTCCTGCTGGTGTACAGCAGCACCGCCCAGTCGCGCGCCTGA
- a CDS encoding PAS domain-containing protein, whose product MERTETPPPPPGKTWPGLWVPLVILLAGLATTALTAHYEASRARMQAETRYQAQHQMLVNLVRAQQWANASQASDTDARPGDWLSPVINQALPDHMGVRLDTLARHTKQPLLHIRTETPVDPSRALRSEIRSGDANWMLTTLPAKPLLEQEAAYATRRIWASGLFITALAVLLVLWLCRRLYRATRQAHAVRQQSLQADRQINNLQTEKTILRQALDDSERRSRDLVALSGAILCELDENGVIGFASPQSAELIGEAPSDLTGRRFEDLIDPEDQDNFHRTLASARRDHTLERVDLSLRHRDEGITAPVTLRVLALQDPLHGLAGFRISASPLHGV is encoded by the coding sequence ATGGAACGCACTGAAACTCCGCCACCGCCGCCGGGGAAAACCTGGCCCGGGCTCTGGGTGCCGCTGGTGATCCTGCTAGCCGGCCTGGCAACCACCGCCCTGACCGCCCACTACGAGGCCAGTCGTGCCCGCATGCAGGCTGAAACGCGTTATCAGGCCCAGCACCAGATGCTGGTCAACCTGGTCCGCGCCCAGCAGTGGGCGAACGCCAGCCAGGCCAGTGACACGGATGCCCGGCCCGGCGACTGGCTCAGTCCGGTGATTAACCAGGCATTGCCGGACCATATGGGGGTGCGGCTGGATACCCTTGCCCGGCACACCAAGCAACCCCTGTTGCACATCCGCACCGAGACCCCGGTCGACCCCAGCCGTGCCCTGCGCAGCGAAATCCGCTCCGGTGACGCCAACTGGATGCTCACCACGCTGCCTGCCAAACCACTGCTTGAGCAGGAGGCGGCCTACGCCACCCGACGAATCTGGGCCAGCGGGCTGTTCATTACCGCACTGGCGGTGTTGCTGGTGCTCTGGCTGTGCCGGCGGCTCTACCGGGCAACCAGACAGGCCCACGCCGTGCGCCAGCAATCCCTGCAGGCTGATCGTCAGATCAACAACCTGCAAACCGAGAAAACCATTCTCCGGCAGGCGCTGGATGACAGCGAACGGCGTAGCCGCGACCTGGTGGCCCTGTCCGGCGCCATCCTGTGTGAACTGGATGAGAACGGCGTTATCGGGTTCGCCTCCCCGCAATCGGCTGAACTGATCGGAGAGGCTCCGTCCGACCTCACGGGCCGACGCTTCGAAGATCTGATAGACCCCGAGGATCAGGACAATTTCCATCGCACCTTGGCCTCGGCGCGCCGCGATCACACGCTGGAACGGGTTGACCTGTCGTTACGGCACCGGGACGAGGGGATCACCGCACCCGTTACTCTCCGGGTTCTGGCGTTGCAGGACCCGCTCCATGGCCTGGCCGGCTTCCGGATCAGCGCCTCGCCTCTGCACGGGGTTTAA
- a CDS encoding alpha/beta fold hydrolase → MEQVFTDDRGTAQSVQGSGTLEWWQQGGRWFSYGGHAIFSRMAGQGEPLILLHGFPTSSWDWSRVWPMLSQQFNVLTLDMLGFGFSDKPVDYSYSIEDQADLFQGWIEALGLTSVHLFAHDYGCSVAQELLAREQEGVLPFRISSVCFLNGALFPEVHTPLLIQKLLKSPFGGLISRGLTRRTFERNFRRLFGGQNAPDQNDLNDFWYLITYNNGRGILHRLIQFMEERRCHRNRWVGALQRAQQPIRLISGTADPVSGAAMARRFRELVKNPDVVGLRNVGHYPHFECPWDVFTNYRDFRKRIAERS, encoded by the coding sequence ATGGAACAGGTATTCACCGATGACCGAGGCACCGCCCAGTCGGTGCAGGGTTCGGGCACCTTGGAGTGGTGGCAGCAGGGAGGCAGGTGGTTCAGTTACGGGGGTCACGCAATCTTCAGTCGCATGGCAGGACAGGGCGAGCCCCTGATTCTGTTGCACGGCTTCCCCACCTCCAGCTGGGACTGGAGCCGGGTATGGCCCATGCTCAGTCAGCAGTTCAACGTGCTCACGCTGGACATGCTTGGTTTTGGCTTTTCCGACAAGCCCGTCGATTATTCCTACAGTATTGAAGACCAGGCCGACCTCTTCCAGGGCTGGATTGAAGCGCTGGGGCTGACATCGGTGCATCTGTTCGCGCACGATTACGGCTGCAGTGTGGCCCAGGAACTGTTGGCTCGGGAGCAGGAAGGCGTGCTGCCGTTTCGCATCAGCAGCGTCTGCTTCCTTAACGGTGCGCTCTTTCCCGAAGTGCATACGCCGCTGTTGATCCAGAAATTACTGAAGAGTCCGTTTGGCGGGCTGATCAGCCGGGGGCTCACCCGTCGCACGTTTGAACGCAATTTCCGGCGCCTGTTCGGCGGGCAGAATGCGCCGGATCAGAATGATCTGAACGATTTCTGGTACCTGATCACCTACAACAATGGCCGGGGCATTCTGCACCGTCTGATTCAGTTCATGGAGGAACGCCGCTGCCACCGCAACCGCTGGGTGGGTGCCCTGCAGCGGGCTCAGCAGCCCATCAGGCTGATTTCCGGTACCGCAGATCCGGTTTCCGGCGCGGCCATGGCAAGGCGTTTTCGCGAGTTGGTGAAGAACCCGGACGTGGTGGGGTTACGCAACGTCGGGCACTACCCGCACTTCGAATGCCCGTGGGACGTGTTTACCAACTACCGGGATTTCCGGAAGCGGATAGCCGAGCGCAGCTGA
- a CDS encoding patatin-like phospholipase family protein: MTAIHTRTPSLTIRAGRRALQRLKDIPLTPADVHVVPGAAGGPKALGINGLDKAIFGDWLPRVPQERALIGSSIGSWRFAAVASTDDPKAQLDKLAELYTSQRFAKGVSAAEVTRKSVQFLDELLDGYQEQILDHPWYRLNVVVVRSRGMLEHDSRGRLALGLMQAISANMVSRRHLGRFMERGIIHDARLPLPVAKLVDFPSHQVALTRENLLPALLASASIPMVMSGVRNLPGAPEGVYRDGGLLDYHLDLPYEQPGVILYPHFTDKVVPGWFDKSLPWRRGDATRLQDVLLVAPSREYLESLPDRKLPDRKDFEKYVGDDAGREKAWRKAVAESERLGDEFLELAETGKLAEVIRPL, encoded by the coding sequence ATGACTGCCATCCACACCAGGACACCGTCGCTGACCATCCGGGCCGGCCGTCGGGCCTTGCAGCGACTGAAAGACATACCCCTGACACCGGCCGATGTCCATGTCGTTCCGGGCGCGGCCGGTGGCCCCAAGGCATTGGGAATCAACGGTCTGGACAAGGCGATCTTCGGTGACTGGCTGCCCCGGGTTCCGCAGGAGCGCGCACTCATTGGGTCTTCGATTGGCAGCTGGCGGTTTGCCGCGGTGGCTTCGACCGACGATCCCAAGGCCCAGCTCGACAAGCTGGCGGAGCTCTACACCTCCCAGCGGTTTGCCAAGGGGGTGAGCGCAGCCGAGGTGACCCGCAAGAGCGTTCAGTTTCTGGACGAACTTCTGGATGGCTATCAGGAGCAGATTCTCGATCACCCCTGGTATCGACTCAACGTGGTGGTGGTCAGAAGCCGGGGTATGCTGGAACACGACAGCCGCGGGCGTCTGGCGCTGGGGCTGATGCAGGCGATCAGCGCGAACATGGTGAGCCGGCGCCACCTGGGCCGGTTTATGGAACGGGGCATCATCCACGACGCCCGTCTGCCGCTGCCGGTGGCCAAACTGGTGGATTTTCCCAGCCATCAGGTCGCGTTAACCCGGGAAAACCTGCTGCCGGCGCTCCTGGCGTCGGCTTCGATACCCATGGTGATGTCGGGCGTCCGGAATTTGCCGGGTGCCCCCGAGGGCGTCTACCGCGACGGCGGCCTTCTGGACTACCACCTGGACCTGCCCTACGAACAGCCCGGGGTGATTCTGTATCCCCACTTTACCGATAAGGTGGTGCCCGGCTGGTTCGACAAAAGCCTGCCCTGGCGCCGTGGTGATGCTACCCGCCTGCAGGACGTGTTGCTGGTGGCGCCTTCTCGCGAGTACCTGGAGTCCCTGCCGGATCGCAAGTTGCCCGACCGCAAGGACTTCGAAAAGTACGTTGGCGACGATGCCGGCCGGGAGAAGGCCTGGCGAAAAGCGGTGGCCGAAAGCGAGCGTCTGGGGGATGAGTTCCTGGAGCTGGCCGAGACCGGCAAGCTGGCCGAAGTGATACGCCCGTTGTAG
- a CDS encoding ArsJ-associated glyceraldehyde-3-phosphate dehydrogenase: MNRIKIGINGFGRIGRLAMRAAWDWPDVEFVAINDPGADAASLAHLMNFDSVHGRWNQQAESDGTHLLIGDQRIRVTHNQTIGETDWSGCDVVIEASGVMRKMDLLQGYLGQGVNRVVVTAPVKEAGAKNLVMGINDDLFDPTTDRIVTAASCTTNCLAPVVKVIHERLGIKHGSMTTIHSLTNTQTIIDAPHKDLRRARSCGSSLIPTTTGSATAIIEIFPELKGRLDGHAVRVPLTNASLTDCVFEVETPTDAVAVNALLKEAAEGELEGILGYEERPLVSIDYRTDPRSAIIDALSTLVVNETQVKLYAWYDNEWGYANRTAELVRKVGLA, translated from the coding sequence ATGAATCGAATCAAAATTGGTATCAACGGCTTCGGCCGCATCGGGCGGCTAGCCATGCGGGCGGCCTGGGACTGGCCGGACGTGGAATTTGTCGCCATCAATGACCCCGGGGCCGACGCCGCAAGCCTCGCACACCTGATGAATTTTGACAGTGTCCACGGGCGCTGGAACCAACAGGCGGAGTCCGATGGCACCCACCTGCTGATCGGCGACCAGAGAATCCGGGTGACCCACAACCAAACCATTGGCGAAACCGACTGGTCCGGCTGTGACGTGGTCATCGAGGCCAGCGGCGTCATGCGCAAGATGGATCTGCTGCAAGGTTACCTGGGTCAGGGTGTGAACCGGGTGGTGGTTACCGCTCCGGTCAAAGAAGCCGGGGCGAAAAACCTGGTGATGGGCATCAACGACGATTTGTTCGATCCCACCACCGACCGTATCGTGACTGCCGCCTCCTGTACCACGAACTGCCTGGCGCCGGTGGTGAAAGTGATCCACGAGCGGCTGGGTATCAAACATGGCTCGATGACCACCATCCACAGCCTCACCAACACCCAGACCATCATCGATGCTCCCCACAAGGATCTTCGCCGGGCCCGGTCTTGCGGCAGTTCGCTGATTCCGACCACCACCGGATCGGCCACCGCTATTATTGAAATCTTTCCCGAACTCAAGGGCCGGCTGGATGGCCACGCGGTGCGCGTACCGCTGACCAATGCCTCGCTCACCGACTGCGTGTTCGAAGTGGAGACCCCCACCGATGCCGTCGCCGTCAATGCCCTGCTCAAGGAGGCGGCCGAAGGTGAACTCGAGGGTATCCTCGGCTACGAAGAGCGGCCGCTGGTGTCAATCGATTACCGGACCGATCCGCGTTCGGCGATCATCGATGCCCTGTCCACGCTGGTGGTCAACGAAACACAGGTGAAACTGTACGCCTGGTACGACAACGAATGGGGTTACGCCAACCGGACTGCCGAACTGGTGCGCAAAGTGGGACTGGCCTGA
- the arsJ gene encoding organoarsenical effux MFS transporter ArsJ, with protein sequence MTPATRQYLIITGNYWAFTLTDGALRMLVVLHFHQLGYSPLELALLFVFYEFFGVVTNLAGGYLGARIGLNRTMNLGLLLQIVALAMLAVPASVLTIPWVMAAQGLSGIAKDLNKMSAKSGIKLLVDDAQQGKLYRWVALLTGSKNTLKGVGFFLGGALLMTIGFAGAVTSMAIALLVIWLGSLFLLREDLGRSKAKPKFRDLISKSPAINRLSAARLFLFGARDVWFVIALPVYLKTILHWDFWQVGTFMACWIIGYGFIQTIAPRITGMNTGAAARWAAALSAVPAGIALALWLEVTPGLAVVGGLLLFGALFAVNSSLHSYLIVHFARADGVSLDVGFYYMSNAAGRLLGTVLSGWIYQLYGLEACLWLSSGMVLLAAAFAVGLPGRQPETA encoded by the coding sequence GTGACCCCGGCTACCCGCCAGTACCTGATCATCACCGGCAACTACTGGGCCTTCACCCTGACCGATGGCGCCCTGCGCATGCTGGTGGTCCTGCACTTCCACCAGCTCGGCTATTCGCCGCTGGAGCTGGCGCTGCTGTTCGTGTTCTACGAATTTTTCGGGGTGGTAACCAATCTGGCCGGAGGCTATCTGGGCGCCCGCATCGGCCTGAACCGGACCATGAACCTGGGCCTGCTGCTGCAGATTGTCGCCCTGGCCATGCTGGCCGTGCCCGCCAGCGTCCTGACCATTCCCTGGGTGATGGCCGCGCAGGGGCTGTCGGGTATCGCCAAGGACCTGAACAAGATGTCCGCCAAGAGCGGCATCAAGCTGCTGGTGGACGACGCCCAACAGGGCAAACTGTACCGGTGGGTGGCCTTGCTGACTGGCTCGAAAAACACCCTCAAGGGTGTGGGATTTTTCCTTGGCGGGGCCCTGCTGATGACCATCGGTTTCGCGGGTGCTGTAACCAGCATGGCGATCGCGTTGCTGGTGATCTGGCTCGGCAGCCTGTTCCTGCTGCGGGAAGATCTGGGCCGTAGCAAGGCCAAGCCGAAATTCAGGGACCTGATTTCCAAAAGCCCGGCCATCAACCGGTTATCTGCCGCCCGGCTGTTCCTGTTTGGCGCCCGGGATGTGTGGTTCGTGATTGCCCTGCCGGTGTACCTGAAAACGATTCTGCACTGGGACTTCTGGCAGGTCGGAACCTTTATGGCCTGCTGGATCATTGGCTATGGCTTTATCCAGACCATCGCGCCCCGGATCACTGGCATGAACACGGGAGCGGCCGCGCGATGGGCGGCCGCGCTCAGTGCCGTCCCCGCCGGCATTGCGCTGGCGTTATGGCTGGAGGTCACCCCGGGACTGGCGGTGGTTGGCGGCCTGCTGCTGTTTGGCGCGCTGTTCGCGGTCAACTCGTCGCTGCACAGCTACCTGATTGTGCACTTTGCCCGGGCCGATGGCGTCTCGCTCGATGTCGGCTTTTACTATATGTCCAATGCCGCCGGGCGACTGCTCGGCACCGTGTTGTCTGGCTGGATTTATCAGCTGTACGGGCTCGAAGCTTGTCTGTGGCTATCCTCGGGAATGGTTCTGCTGGCCGCCGCCTTCGCCGTCGGACTGCCGGGGCGGCAGCCCGAAACAGCCTGA
- a CDS encoding chemotaxis protein CheB, which produces MAGHTGRPRVGIVSDIVLQRHRLQNASSKVGLEVCFSGDPERLLGYPDFPDASLWLVTLEDDADHPSLFEHLLDNSDAPVLFGLDLAPKTGGTDYFRWERRLLAKLEQELGPLEELDSEDTIQQLEEQPPVESIAPTLPRWIPPASNAAPAESVWILGASLGGPAAVKTFLDQLPPGLPVGFIYAQHIDGNFTSVLTRVLGRHAHYKLKRAEQGYRVHNGDVVLMPVEREWAFNDAGELTELDKAWPGPYGPSIDQVLLNVADHYGPRCHAILFSGMGNDGAIAAPMLKAHGSKIWVQESDSCGNSSMPDSVAATGCVSLSGTPEQLARELVKSIEESCLIKGRQKRDSA; this is translated from the coding sequence ATGGCCGGCCACACTGGCCGGCCCAGGGTCGGGATTGTTTCAGACATCGTTCTGCAGCGGCATCGGCTGCAGAACGCCAGCTCGAAAGTCGGGCTGGAGGTCTGTTTCTCCGGCGACCCGGAACGTCTGCTCGGCTACCCGGACTTCCCCGACGCCAGCCTCTGGCTGGTGACGCTGGAAGATGACGCCGATCACCCCAGCCTGTTCGAGCACCTGCTCGATAACTCCGACGCGCCGGTACTGTTCGGGCTGGATCTGGCGCCCAAGACCGGAGGCACCGACTATTTCCGCTGGGAACGGCGCCTGCTCGCCAAGCTCGAACAGGAACTGGGGCCGCTGGAAGAGCTGGATTCGGAAGATACCATCCAGCAGCTGGAAGAACAGCCGCCCGTCGAATCCATCGCACCCACCCTGCCCCGGTGGATTCCACCGGCTTCCAACGCCGCACCGGCGGAGAGTGTCTGGATTCTGGGTGCCTCGCTGGGTGGCCCAGCCGCGGTAAAAACCTTTCTTGACCAGTTGCCGCCGGGCCTGCCGGTGGGTTTTATCTACGCCCAGCACATCGATGGCAATTTCACCAGTGTGCTCACCCGCGTGCTTGGACGCCATGCCCATTACAAACTGAAACGGGCAGAGCAAGGCTATCGGGTACACAATGGCGATGTGGTGCTGATGCCGGTAGAGCGCGAATGGGCATTCAATGACGCCGGCGAGCTGACCGAACTCGATAAAGCGTGGCCAGGGCCCTACGGCCCCTCCATTGACCAGGTGCTGCTCAACGTCGCGGACCACTACGGGCCGCGCTGTCACGCCATTTTATTCTCCGGCATGGGCAACGACGGCGCCATTGCCGCACCGATGCTCAAGGCCCACGGCAGCAAGATCTGGGTGCAGGAGAGCGACAGCTGCGGCAACAGCTCCATGCCGGACTCCGTGGCCGCTACCGGCTGCGTCAGTCTGAGCGGCACGCCCGAGCAACTGGCGCGGGAGCTGGTGAAAAGCATTGAAGAATCCTGCCTGATCAAGGGCAGACAGAAACGGGACTCCGCCTGA
- a CDS encoding CDGSH iron-sulfur domain-containing protein, whose translation MTDEKPRVARKSPYSVLVEPGKSYMWCACGRSDKQPFCDGSHKGTGFTPVKYTAEKEEWVWFCGCKQTGSAPLCDGTHKTLD comes from the coding sequence ATGACTGACGAAAAACCCCGCGTAGCCCGAAAATCGCCGTATTCCGTGTTGGTGGAGCCGGGCAAGAGCTATATGTGGTGTGCCTGCGGGCGTAGTGACAAACAGCCCTTCTGCGACGGCTCCCACAAAGGGACCGGCTTCACCCCGGTCAAGTACACGGCCGAAAAGGAGGAGTGGGTCTGGTTCTGCGGTTGCAAGCAAACCGGTTCAGCGCCTCTGTGCGATGGCACCCACAAGACCCTCGATTAA
- a CDS encoding Fur family transcriptional regulator, with protein sequence MATQSLPYRPHDHAVCVSQALSDARAVCRNRGTRLTRTRERVLELVWQSHKPLGAYDVLARLSEEGLSAAPPTVYRALDFLQQNGLVHRIASLNAFIGCTHPGEHHTGMFLICGDCGNVLELSDPSIAQAIQSTAQSESFELNELTLEMTGVCPQCQANAAND encoded by the coding sequence ATGGCCACCCAATCCCTACCCTATCGCCCCCATGATCACGCGGTCTGCGTCAGTCAGGCACTGTCCGATGCCCGCGCGGTCTGCCGTAACCGGGGAACCCGCCTGACTCGTACCCGCGAACGGGTACTGGAGCTGGTCTGGCAGTCCCACAAGCCACTGGGTGCCTACGACGTACTGGCCCGGCTGTCAGAGGAAGGGCTGAGTGCGGCGCCGCCAACGGTGTACCGCGCGCTGGATTTCCTGCAGCAGAACGGACTGGTGCACCGCATAGCTTCGCTCAATGCGTTCATCGGCTGCACCCACCCGGGCGAACACCATACCGGCATGTTTCTGATCTGCGGTGACTGTGGCAACGTTCTGGAACTGTCCGACCCGTCGATTGCGCAGGCCATTCAGTCCACCGCCCAATCCGAATCCTTTGAACTCAACGAGCTCACGCTGGAAATGACCGGCGTGTGTCCTCAATGTCAGGCGAACGCTGCCAATGACTGA
- a CDS encoding GGDEF domain-containing protein: MIFDTASESTSSSPALAILSFKQRLVFHLYFWTLIAAMPMVVLQWLEGHHLLTVFLSLLCLNAVAVMSFLHFRGSYFLKGRLFPLLAIISAVYSTSINGHIGVYWAYPITTVLFFLLPMREALTSNVIFLLLMAGVAFITFPEANAWRISFSLILTCLFAMVFARLVGKIQRELVRLATTDPLTGCLNRSQLADLLNNQIQLRERYERVSSLVLIDLDFFKAINDQWGHLAGDKILKEMVARIRERLRETDQLFRIGGEEFMILLPETRLKDAEHLANQLLLTIRSKPFFSDILVTASFSVAEVCRGETWSVWLNRADQALYEAKTKGRNRVEIAPKSPSMAPMDSGHLPTPTTR, encoded by the coding sequence GTGATTTTCGACACCGCCTCAGAATCGACCTCCTCGAGTCCGGCACTCGCGATTTTGAGTTTCAAGCAACGCCTTGTCTTCCACCTGTATTTCTGGACCCTAATTGCCGCGATGCCCATGGTGGTCCTTCAGTGGCTTGAGGGTCACCATCTGTTGACCGTCTTTTTATCCCTGCTATGCCTGAATGCCGTGGCGGTCATGAGTTTTCTGCACTTCCGTGGCAGCTATTTCCTAAAGGGACGGCTGTTTCCGTTGCTGGCCATCATCTCAGCGGTCTATTCAACAAGCATCAACGGCCATATTGGCGTGTACTGGGCCTACCCGATTACCACGGTGCTGTTCTTTTTACTTCCGATGCGGGAAGCGTTAACCAGTAACGTTATTTTTCTCCTCCTGATGGCCGGGGTGGCCTTCATTACCTTTCCCGAAGCCAACGCCTGGCGCATCAGTTTTTCCCTGATACTCACCTGCCTGTTTGCCATGGTATTCGCCCGCTTGGTGGGCAAAATCCAGCGCGAACTGGTCCGGCTGGCAACCACCGACCCGCTCACGGGCTGCCTGAATCGATCACAACTGGCGGATTTGCTGAACAACCAGATTCAGTTGCGCGAACGCTACGAGCGAGTCTCCAGCCTGGTCCTGATCGACCTGGACTTCTTCAAGGCCATCAATGACCAGTGGGGACACCTGGCGGGCGACAAGATTCTGAAAGAAATGGTGGCGCGGATCCGCGAGCGACTCCGGGAAACCGATCAGCTGTTTCGTATCGGCGGGGAAGAGTTCATGATTCTGCTGCCGGAAACCCGTCTGAAGGACGCCGAGCACCTCGCCAATCAGCTGCTACTGACCATCCGGTCAAAGCCGTTCTTCAGCGACATCCTGGTCACCGCCAGCTTCAGCGTGGCGGAGGTCTGCCGGGGCGAAACCTGGTCAGTGTGGCTGAATCGGGCAGATCAGGCGCTGTACGAAGCGAAAACCAAGGGGCGCAACCGCGTGGAAATTGCCCCCAAGAGCCCGTCGATGGCGCCGATGGACTCGGGCCACCTGCCAACACCAACGACCCGCTAG
- the znuC gene encoding zinc ABC transporter ATP-binding protein ZnuC: protein MTDPLVTLDGLTVAFDDRPVVDQVNLNVHRGDIITIIGPNGAGKTTLIKSVLGIQKPTAGHVRLVPGLVIGYVPQHLILESTLPLSVKRFMMLTGHALPECQSALAKTGVGHLLDASVHHLSGGERQRLLLARALVRRPDLLVLDEPAQGVDINGQASLYQLIRQLRDELNCGVIMISHDLHLVMAATDRVICLNQHICCSGHPADISQDPAFIETFGHDVARSLAVYHHNHNHAHDLHGDVVDGDASQAAHKECSGHAHP, encoded by the coding sequence ATGACTGATCCGCTCGTAACCCTTGACGGCCTGACGGTCGCCTTTGACGACCGACCCGTGGTGGACCAGGTCAACCTGAACGTTCACCGGGGCGACATCATCACCATTATCGGGCCCAACGGCGCAGGGAAAACCACCCTGATCAAATCGGTTCTGGGGATTCAGAAACCCACTGCCGGGCACGTCCGCCTGGTGCCGGGCCTGGTGATCGGCTACGTGCCCCAGCACCTGATTCTGGAGTCCACCCTGCCCCTGAGCGTCAAACGCTTCATGATGCTGACCGGACACGCGCTGCCCGAGTGTCAGTCCGCGCTGGCAAAAACCGGTGTCGGCCACCTGCTCGATGCCTCCGTGCATCACCTGTCCGGCGGCGAACGGCAGCGCCTGCTGCTGGCCCGGGCACTGGTCCGTCGGCCCGATCTGCTGGTGCTCGACGAACCGGCACAGGGCGTCGACATCAACGGTCAGGCGTCGCTGTACCAGCTGATTCGCCAGCTCCGGGACGAACTGAACTGTGGCGTGATCATGATTTCCCACGACCTGCATCTGGTCATGGCGGCCACCGATCGTGTGATTTGTCTGAACCAGCATATCTGCTGCAGCGGCCATCCGGCCGACATCTCCCAGGATCCGGCCTTCATCGAAACCTTCGGTCACGATGTCGCCCGGTCCCTGGCCGTTTACCACCACAACCACAACCATGCGCACGACCTGCACGGGGACGTGGTGGATGGTGACGCAAGCCAAGCGGCCCATAAGGAGTGCTCCGGCCATGCCCATCCTTGA